The Deltaproteobacteria bacterium CG2_30_66_27 genome includes a region encoding these proteins:
- a CDS encoding DNA repair exonuclease, with protein sequence MFRFLHAADVHLDSPLVGLDRYESAPVDAVRSATRRAFENLVGLAIDEEVAFVLLVGDLYDGDWKDYRTGLFFVEQMAKLREAQIPVFVVAGNHDAASQLTKNLRPPDNVHFFSTKKPETRFVEAFDVAVHGQGYATRGITADLAAAYPAADGSMFHVGLLHTSLDGRPGHAPYAPTLSQLLAQKGYQYWALGHVHKREVVSQDPWIVFPGNLQGRHARETGPKGCTLVTVENGAVKQVEERPVDVLRWAVTRIDAEGASSTGEVLDRVAHAIASEADRSDGRALAVRVEVCGPVACHDEIASDPDRWTQEVRALAAGVGSTDVWIEKVRFATERPTDLAQLAARDDAIGSLIRDIASAAGDPAEIEALRASLVDIRGVLPRELLDGEDTVDPHSPETLARMVVEARELLLARIIRQGSVS encoded by the coding sequence ATGTTTCGCTTCCTACATGCGGCCGATGTGCACCTCGACAGCCCGCTGGTCGGGCTCGACCGCTATGAGTCAGCGCCTGTTGACGCGGTGCGTAGTGCCACGCGGCGCGCGTTCGAGAATCTCGTTGGCCTCGCGATCGACGAGGAAGTTGCCTTTGTCCTGCTCGTGGGCGACCTCTACGACGGCGACTGGAAGGACTACCGCACGGGCCTTTTCTTCGTGGAGCAGATGGCGAAACTGCGGGAGGCGCAAATTCCGGTCTTCGTCGTTGCGGGCAACCACGACGCCGCGAGCCAGCTCACGAAGAACCTGCGTCCGCCCGACAACGTGCACTTCTTCTCCACGAAGAAGCCCGAGACGCGCTTCGTCGAGGCGTTCGACGTCGCCGTCCATGGGCAGGGCTACGCGACCCGCGGGATCACCGCGGATCTCGCCGCCGCTTATCCAGCAGCCGACGGAAGCATGTTCCACGTCGGATTGCTCCACACGAGCCTCGACGGGCGCCCAGGGCACGCGCCCTATGCGCCGACGTTGTCGCAGCTCCTCGCGCAGAAGGGCTATCAGTACTGGGCCCTGGGGCACGTTCACAAGCGGGAGGTCGTGTCGCAGGACCCCTGGATCGTGTTCCCAGGGAACCTGCAGGGCCGTCACGCACGCGAGACCGGTCCCAAGGGCTGCACGCTTGTGACGGTCGAGAACGGCGCGGTCAAGCAAGTCGAGGAGCGCCCGGTAGACGTCCTGCGTTGGGCCGTCACCCGCATCGACGCCGAGGGAGCTTCATCGACCGGCGAGGTGCTCGATAGGGTGGCGCACGCCATCGCGTCCGAGGCCGATCGCTCGGACGGCCGCGCGTTGGCGGTCCGTGTCGAGGTCTGCGGGCCTGTGGCCTGCCACGACGAGATCGCGTCCGATCCGGATCGGTGGACGCAGGAAGTCCGCGCGCTGGCAGCCGGTGTCGGCTCGACCGACGTCTGGATCGAGAAAGTGCGTTTCGCGACCGAACGCCCGACTGATCTCGCGCAGCTCGCGGCGCGCGACGACGCGATCGGGAGTCTCATCCGCGACATCGCGTCCGCCGCGGGCGATCCCGCAGAGATCGAGGCGTTGCGCGCATCGCTCGTCGACATCCGCGGCGTGTTGCCGCGGGAGCTGCTCGACGGTGAGGACACAGTCGATCCGCACTCGCCGGAAACCCTGGCGCGCATGGTAGTCGAGGCCAGGGAACTGCTCCTCGCGCGAATCATTCGACAGGGATCGGTTTCGTGA